Within Halorussus sp. MSC15.2, the genomic segment ACAAGGCCTACGGCGAGTTCGCGCTCCCGTCCAAGGGCACCGTCGAATCCGGCGAGGAGTTCGAGGGCGGTGCGGTCTTCGAACCCATCACGGGCGTCCGAGAGAACGTCTCGGTGCTGGACCTGAAGTCGCTGTATCCGATGTGCATGTGGACTGTCAACGCCTCGCCGGAGACCAAGGTCGACCCGGAGGAGTACGACGGCGAGACCTACCGCACGCCGACGGGCCAGCACTTCCGGACCGAGCCGGCCGGGATGATGCGGGAGATGATTGAGGAGTTGCTGGCCGAGCGCGAGGAGAAGAAACAGCTCCGCGACCAACACGAACCCGGCACGGAGGCCTACGAGCGCTACGACAACCAGCAGGCCTCCGTCAAGGTCGTGATGAACTCCCTGTACGGCGTGTCGGGGTGGGACCGCTTCCGCCTGTACGACAAGGACAACGCCGCGGCCGTCACGGCGACCGGGCGCGAGGTCATCAACTACACCGAGGAGACGGTCTCCGATTTCGGCTACGAGGTCATCTACGGTGACACCGACAGCGTCATGCTCGAAATCGGGCAGGACGTCGCCAAGGACGAAGCAATCGAGAACTCCTTCGAACTCGAAGAACGAATCAACGAGTCGTACGACAACTTCGCCCGCGAGAACCTCAACGCCGAGGAACACCGCTTCCAAATCGAGTTCGAGAAGCTCTACCGGCGGTTCTTCCAAGCGGGGACGAAGAAGCGCTACGCGGGCCACATCGTCTGGAAGGAGGGCAAGGACGTAGACGACATCGACATCACCGGCTTCGAGTACAAGCGCTCGGACATCGCGCCCATCACGAAGACGGTCCAGAAGCAGGTCATCGACATGATTGTCCACGGCGAGGATTTGGACGATGTGAAAGACTACGTCCACGACGTCATCGAGGACTACCAGAACGGGAACGTGAACCTCGACGACGTCGGCATCCCCGGCGGTATCGGGAAGCGACTCGACGACTACGACACCGACACCGCGCAGGTCCGCGGGGCGAAGTACGCCAACCTCATGCTCGGCACCAACTTCCAGCGCGGGAGTAAACCGAAGCGCCTCTACCTCGAAGGAGTCCACCCGGACTTCTGGCAGCGACTGGAGACTGAGGAGGGGTTCGACCCGAGCGGTAATTCGCGCGAAGACCGCCTCTATCGGGAGTTCAAGAAGGACCCCGACGTAATCTGCTTCGAGTTCGCCGACCAAGTGCCGCCGGAGTTCGAGGTCGATTGGGACAAGATGCTCGACAAGACGCTCCAAGGACCCATCGAGCGCATCCTCGAAGCGCTCGACATCTCGTGGGACGAAGTGAAGTCCGGCCAAGAACAGACCGGACTCGGCAGTTTCGTCTGACGAGAGGTCGGCGCCGACACCCCGTGTCGTCGTCTCGCGGGATAGTTTTTCACAATCCGAAAAGTTATTTTCCGACCTGCGAAACCATTTACGTGGGAATGCGAAAGCATTATGAGACGCACAGCCCTTTCTCCAAACGACTTAGGTGAACCTAACAATGGCAACGCTTGAACTCAAAAATCTACATGCAGAGGTCGTCGAAGCCGACGAGAAGATTCTCAACGGCGTCGACCTCGAGGTACAGTCCGGCGAGATTCACGCCCTGATGGGTCCCAACGGGAGCGGGAAGTCCACCACGGCGAAGGTAATCGCGGGCCACCCCGCCTACGAGGTGACCGAGGGCGAAGTCATCCTCCACCTCGACGACGAGGACGTCCCCGAGGACAAGCAGTCGTGGAACCTGCTCGACCTCGAACCGAACGAGCGCGCGGCGCTCGGCGTCTTCCTCGGCTTCCAGTACCCGGCCGAAATCGAAGGCGTCACGATGGTCAACTTCCTCCGACAGGCGCTCAACGCCAAACTCGAAGAGCGCGAGGAACTCTTCGAGGACGACGAGGAAGCCGAGGCCGAAGCGGAAGAGGAGGACGCTGGCTACGAGACCAGTCCGATGGAAGGTCCCGCCGACGAGGGCGAGGTCGACGTCGCGGAGTTCCAGCAGATTCTCTCGGAGAAGATGGACCTGCTCGACATGGACGAGAAGTTCGCCCACCGCTACCTCAACGCCGGATTCTCCGGCGGTGAGAAGAAGCAGAACGAGGTTCTGCAGGCCGCCATCCTCGAACCGTCCGTCGCGGTGCTGGACGAAATCGACTCCGGTCTCGACATCGACCGCCTGCAGGACGTCTCGAACGGCATCAACGCCCTGCGCGACGAACAGGGGACCGGCGTCCTCCAGATTACCCACTACCAGCGGATTCTCGACTACGTCGAACCCGACCACGTCCACGTCATGCTCGACGGCGAAATCGCCATGAGCGGTGGCGCGGAACTGGCCGAGAAGCTCGAAGACAAGGGGTACGACTGGGTCCGCGAAGAAGTGTACGAGGCTGCGTAAGGTGATAGCATGAGTTCCGAACAAGACCAACTGAAAGAGACAAACACGGAAGAGCGCTTCGCGTTCAAGAAAGAGGAGAGCGCGGCGGTCAAATCCGGGAAGGGGCTGACCGAGGAGGTCGTGAACCTCATCAGCGACGACAAGGACGAACCCGACTGGATGCGCGAGCGACGCCTCCGCGCGCTCGAACACTACCACAACATGCCCCTGCCCACCGACTGGCCCGGGCAACCCGACCTCACCCAACTCGACATCGAAGAAATCGTCCCCTACATCCGCCCCGACGTCGACAAACGCGAAGGTGCCGATAGCTGGGACGACCTGCCAGAGGACATCCAAGACACCTTCGAGAAACTCGGCATTCCCGAAGCCGAGCGCAAGGCCCTCTCCGGGGTCGGTGCGCAATACGAGTCGGAGGTCGTCTACCAGAACATGCAGGAGCAGTGGGAGGAGAAAGGCGTCGTGTTCTGCAACATGGACGAGGCGGTCCGCGAACACGAAGACCTCGTCAAAGAGCACTTCATGACCTCCTGCGTTCCCCCGAGCGACAACAAGTTCGCCGCGCTCCACGGCGCGGTGTGGTCCGGTGGGTCGTTCGTCTACGTCCCCGAGGACGTAACTGTGGAGATGCCCGTCCAGGCCTACTTCCGGATGAACTCGGAAGGGATGGGCCAGTTCGAGCACACTCTCATCATCGCCGAAGAGGGCTCGGAGGTCCACTACATCGAAGGCTGCAGTGCGCCCAAGTACGGCAGCCACAACCTCCACTCCGGCGGCGTCGAAGTCTTCGTCGGCGAAGACGCTCACGTCCAGTACAGCACCGTGCAGAACTGGTCGAAAAACACCTACAACCTCAACACTAAACGCGCCCTCGTCGAGAAGGGCGGCCGCATGGAGTGGGTCTCGGGCAGCATGGGGTCGAAAGCCACCATGCTCTACCCCTGCTCCATCCTCAAGGGCCGCGGCGCCTCCGCGAACCACATCTCCATCGCGTTCGCGGGCGAAGGCCAGAACATCGACACCGGCGCCAAAGTCTACCACAACGCCCCGCGGACGAATTCGACTATCGAATCCAAGTCCATCAGTAAGGACGGCGGCCGCACCAACTACCGCGGTCTCGTCCAGATTTCGGAGGGCGCGACCGACTCCAGCACTAGCGTCGAGTGCGACGCGCTGATGTTCGACAACGACTCGGTCTCCGACACCATGCCCTACATGGAAATCGACGAGTCGAAAGTCGACGTCGCCCACGAGGCCACCGTCGGCAAAATCGGCGACGAAGACGTCTTCTACCTCCAATCCCGAGGGCTGGACGACGACGACGCCAAGCAGATGATTGTCTCCGGCTTCATCGAACCCATCACCGAGGAACTGCCTATCGAGTACGCCGTGGAACTGAATCGTCTCATCGAACTCGAAATGGAGGGGAGTCTCGGATGACTGCGACGCAGGTACACGAGACCATCTCGGAGGAGACGGTCCGACAGATATCCGACGAACTCGGCGAACCCGACTGGCTGCTCGAGACGCGTCTCGAGGCGCTCGACGCGCTCTCGGACCTCGACATGCCCGACGTGATTCGGACGCCCGGCCGCAACTGGACCAACCTCCACGCGCTCGACTTCGAGGGCTTCGTGGACCCGCTCGACGCTGCGGAGGAGAAAGACCAAGTCGGTCCCGAGGACGCCGAAGTCCTGTCCATCGCCGAGGCGGTCGAGGAGCGCGAG encodes:
- a CDS encoding DNA-directed DNA polymerase — its product is MSDSGSTTTLTDFSDGGDDERDAEAEARAVAGGDHQRADAVVGDDDWLPDPEGEVELSVVQVDYTVEGSGDDEEPVVHVFGRTDDQRLEHVKVYDFEPYFYAPAENVDDERIAQYDGLVTYRETDEHGDLFESIRGERLVKIIGRTPRDVGQVRDEFDHYEADILFPNRLLIDKDIKSGVRLPERRDDDGDIRISHEEIEPVDANVTPRVNTFDIEVDDRQGFPEDGEETIVCLTSHDSYRDEYVNWLYQSPAGVDGPAALAGYDPIEDDFEADVRVFEEEEAMLEAFVEYVEETDPDILTGWNFADFDAPYFLDRMEQLQGSHHDYDLDIDRLSRVNEVWRSDWNGPDIKGRVVFDLLRAYKSNQRTELESYRLDAVGEVELGVGKERYSGDIGDLWEENPERLLEYNLRDVELCVELDRKQDIVAFFEEVASFVGCKLEDAPTAGDAVDMYVLHKAYGEFALPSKGTVESGEEFEGGAVFEPITGVRENVSVLDLKSLYPMCMWTVNASPETKVDPEEYDGETYRTPTGQHFRTEPAGMMREMIEELLAEREEKKQLRDQHEPGTEAYERYDNQQASVKVVMNSLYGVSGWDRFRLYDKDNAAAVTATGREVINYTEETVSDFGYEVIYGDTDSVMLEIGQDVAKDEAIENSFELEERINESYDNFARENLNAEEHRFQIEFEKLYRRFFQAGTKKRYAGHIVWKEGKDVDDIDITGFEYKRSDIAPITKTVQKQVIDMIVHGEDLDDVKDYVHDVIEDYQNGNVNLDDVGIPGGIGKRLDDYDTDTAQVRGAKYANLMLGTNFQRGSKPKRLYLEGVHPDFWQRLETEEGFDPSGNSREDRLYREFKKDPDVICFEFADQVPPEFEVDWDKMLDKTLQGPIERILEALDISWDEVKSGQEQTGLGSFV
- a CDS encoding ABC transporter ATP-binding protein, producing MATLELKNLHAEVVEADEKILNGVDLEVQSGEIHALMGPNGSGKSTTAKVIAGHPAYEVTEGEVILHLDDEDVPEDKQSWNLLDLEPNERAALGVFLGFQYPAEIEGVTMVNFLRQALNAKLEEREELFEDDEEAEAEAEEEDAGYETSPMEGPADEGEVDVAEFQQILSEKMDLLDMDEKFAHRYLNAGFSGGEKKQNEVLQAAILEPSVAVLDEIDSGLDIDRLQDVSNGINALRDEQGTGVLQITHYQRILDYVEPDHVHVMLDGEIAMSGGAELAEKLEDKGYDWVREEVYEAA
- the sufB gene encoding Fe-S cluster assembly protein SufB, giving the protein MSSEQDQLKETNTEERFAFKKEESAAVKSGKGLTEEVVNLISDDKDEPDWMRERRLRALEHYHNMPLPTDWPGQPDLTQLDIEEIVPYIRPDVDKREGADSWDDLPEDIQDTFEKLGIPEAERKALSGVGAQYESEVVYQNMQEQWEEKGVVFCNMDEAVREHEDLVKEHFMTSCVPPSDNKFAALHGAVWSGGSFVYVPEDVTVEMPVQAYFRMNSEGMGQFEHTLIIAEEGSEVHYIEGCSAPKYGSHNLHSGGVEVFVGEDAHVQYSTVQNWSKNTYNLNTKRALVEKGGRMEWVSGSMGSKATMLYPCSILKGRGASANHISIAFAGEGQNIDTGAKVYHNAPRTNSTIESKSISKDGGRTNYRGLVQISEGATDSSTSVECDALMFDNDSVSDTMPYMEIDESKVDVAHEATVGKIGDEDVFYLQSRGLDDDDAKQMIVSGFIEPITEELPIEYAVELNRLIELEMEGSLG